GCCAGTTCAAGCCGGGGATTGTCTGCTACGTACCCTCCTCCTCTGCCACCCTCTTTGGCCTCCTTCGCAGCCGGGTGCTCAAGCTCTATTGGCCCCAGGCCAAAGTGGTCCTGGTGGCCCTTCAACCCCACCCCTATGGATGGCTTGGCCGCACCCTGGCCCCCAGGTTGGCCCCGGACAGGATCCTGGTCCAGAGCCGGCGGACCGGGGAGGCCATGGGCCAGCTGGGCTTCCGGGTGGGCCTCCTCCCCGGGGGGGTGGATGCGGAGAGGTTCTCCCCGGTGTCAGGGGAAAGGAAGGCTGGCCTCAGGGCAAAGTACGGCCTGGACCCGGCGTCTTTTGTCGTCCTCCATGTGGGGCACCTGAGCCGGCTGCGGAATATTGAGTTTCTTCCCCGGGTGAGGCAGGCCCTGGGGTGTCAGGTCCTGCTGGTGGCCAGTAGCCTTCATAGTCAGAATCGGAGCCTGCTGGACCCCCTGAAGGAAGCGGGAATAGTGGTCCTTGACCGCTACCTGCCCCGCATAGAAGAGGTCTACCAGCTTTCAGACTGCTACCTGTTTCCCGTGCTTTCAGAACAAGCCTCCATAGAGGTCCCCCTGTCGGTCCTGGAGGCCATGGCCTGTAACCTGCCGGTCGTGGCTACCCGCTTTGGAGGCCTGCCCGACCTTTTTCAGGAAGGGCAGGGCCTCCTCTTTGCCACCGGGGACAGGGAACTCCTCTCCGCCCTGGAAAGGGCCCAGTCCGAGAACAGCTGCCACACGAGGGAGAAGGTGGCACCCTACTCCTGGCAGGCCGTGGCCCAGAGGGTTATCGCCCTGGCCCAGGAGGAGGCCCTGTGAGCACCCTGTCGTTACTGGCGGCCCGGCTGGTGACAGACCAGCCGCCCGTGGATGGGCTCCGGGAACCCCCGGAGGCCCTCCTCGAGCTGTTGAAGGAGAACAGGTATCCCCTCCTGGGTCTGATGCCTCACCCCGCCTGGAATTGGTTCTACAGGACCGAGAACTTCAAGAGGGAAAATGACGCCCATGAGGCCCTCCTTTCTTCCCTTGAGTCCGACTACTCTGGGGTTCAAGCATCTCTGGTCAATGAAGGCATTTCCCCCGTCCTCATCAAGGCGGCGCCTGCCTTCCCCTATACCAGCGACAACTTGGATGTGCTGGTGAGGCCAGAACAGGAGGCAAAGGCCAGGCTTGTCTTGACAAGATTGGGATACATTGAGCTAAAGATTGCGGAAGAGCCCCAGAAGTTCCTCTTTGCCCGGGTCAGAGAGGGAAGGATAACCTCAAAGCTCCATCTGCACACCCGCATCGGCTGGGGGGTAGGGTTCATGGACGAAGGGGCCTTGTGGCAAAGGGTGAGGCCTTATGGGGCGACCATGGTGCCTGCCCCTGAGGACATCGTCCTTATCACCGTGGCCCATAGCTTCTACGAGAACAAGAGGTTTACCCTGACTGACCTGATGAAACTGAGATGCTGCGCCCAGGGGGGCCTGGACTTTGACTACATGGAGAGGGTTGCCCGCTCCAGGGGCTGGGGCGAGGGGCTCTATTTCTGCCTTCTCCTCTGGGCCCACCTGGAGGAGCGCCTGTGGGGGCATGCATCCCTCCCCGAGCCGTCCATAGAGAGCTGGAAAACCCGCTTGAGTCCGCTTGCCTTGAGGTACTACAGGCGCCTGCTCCGCCGGGAGCCTGTCCTGCCCTTCCGGGTATCTTTCCTGTTCAGCAAGCTTCTTTACTACAAGAAGGTGTGGGAAGACCGGAAGGGGGGGTTGTGGGCCAAGCCCCGGGACACCGTCCTGACCCTGGTCCGGGGCGTAAAGGTGAAGGGCCGGCTGCACTTCCAGCCTCCATTCCTGGTCACCTTTAGCGGCGCCGATGGCACCGGCAAGACGCAGCACGCCATGGCCCTGGTGAGCGCCATGTCGGAGTGTGTCAAGGCGGAGTACTTCTGGAGCCGCTGCGCCTCCTCAGGCCCCTACCGGCTCCTGCGGGGGGCGGGGAGGCTTCTGCTCCGGCGCGGCGATGACGGGAGCAGGCCCTGGGTTGACCGCAAAGTCTCACTCTCCAGTCCCCTGCGGCGGGCGGTCTGGGTCTACCTGGTGGTGCTGGACCTGCTGTGGCAGTACTCGATCCATGTCAGGCTGCCCATGCTGCGGGGCAGGGTGGTGGTCTGTGACCGTTACGCATGGGACGCCGCCGCTGAACTGGAAGCCTCCCTGGCCCCTGGAGACTGGGCCAGCTGGCTGGCTATCCGGCTGCTCCTGGCCCTGAGCCCCAGGCCCAACATGAGTTTCCTCCTCCAGGCTCCCAACCCCGTCCTCGCCCAGCGCAAGCAGGAGCAGACAGACCCCCGCTATCTCTCCGCCCTCACCGAGGCCTACCAGAGACTAGCGCGGGCACACCCCTTCAGGGTCAACGACACAGGGGGAGACTTTGCCCCCCTGTCCGACGAGATAACCCGGGAGACCCTGGCCTGCTACATGGACCGCTATCACACTCTGCTCAATGGCCTTTTCCTCTCTAACCCCGCCCAGCTCAACCCGCGCCCGGAGGGAAGGCAATGAAGGTCTTGGTGGTTACCAACATGTATCCCAATCCGGAGCAACCTGCCGGTGGCATCTTCGTCCAGGAGCAGGTGAGGTCGCTGAGGGAAACGGGGATAGAGGTGGATGTCCTCTTCGTTAACGGCAGGAAGAGCCGCTGGAACTATCTCTGGGGTTTCTTCCGCCTGTGGGCGCGCCTCCTCAGCCGTCGCTATCAGCTTATCCACGCCCACTATGTCTACTCCGGAATTATCGCCCGGGCCCAGTTCTTCTACCCAGTGATAGTCACCTATCATGGGGTAGAGGTCTTCCTCAACAGGTTCAAGAACCAGGGTAGGCTCTGCCGCTGGCTGGCCCCGCTTGTTGACCGCGTCATTGTGGTATCCCCGGAAATGAAAACCCATCTCCGGCGGGGTCGGGTGATTGTCATCCCCTGCGGCATTGACCTGGAGAGGGTCAGGCCCATCCCCAGGAACGAGGCCCGACAACGGCTGGGCCTGTCCCCGGACAGAAAACTGGTCATGTCTGTGGGCTCCTACGCGCAAGGCTGTAAGAGGCCTGACCTGGCCGGGGCAGCCGCGCAGGAAGCCAAGGATAAGGACCCGGCCGTTGAGCTTATGTATGTCTTCGGCCGTCCTTACCAGGAGATGCCCCTCTTTTTCAACGCCGCCGACGTCCTGGTACTTGTCTCCGATGGGGAGGGCTCGCCCATGGTGGTCAAGGAGGCCATGGCCTGCAACCTGCCCGTAGTGGCTACGCCGGTCGGGGACATCCCCGAGCTCATTGGCGGCACCGATGGGTGCTTCCTGTGCGGCTGGGAACCCGGGGAAATAGCCGACAAGCTCCGCCTGGCCATCGGTTCGGGCAGGACCAAGG
The window above is part of the Chloroflexota bacterium genome. Proteins encoded here:
- a CDS encoding glycosyltransferase family 4 protein; its protein translation is MRTRGRVCFVADNLLGPQDEGTRKFASSLLAAWPRDWEVLALSPRASGPHDGVIPLKTNRLLLGWRLRERLRQFKPGIVCYVPSSSATLFGLLRSRVLKLYWPQAKVVLVALQPHPYGWLGRTLAPRLAPDRILVQSRRTGEAMGQLGFRVGLLPGGVDAERFSPVSGERKAGLRAKYGLDPASFVVLHVGHLSRLRNIEFLPRVRQALGCQVLLVASSLHSQNRSLLDPLKEAGIVVLDRYLPRIEEVYQLSDCYLFPVLSEQASIEVPLSVLEAMACNLPVVATRFGGLPDLFQEGQGLLFATGDRELLSALERAQSENSCHTREKVAPYSWQAVAQRVIALAQEEAL
- a CDS encoding glycosyltransferase; amino-acid sequence: MKVLVVTNMYPNPEQPAGGIFVQEQVRSLRETGIEVDVLFVNGRKSRWNYLWGFFRLWARLLSRRYQLIHAHYVYSGIIARAQFFYPVIVTYHGVEVFLNRFKNQGRLCRWLAPLVDRVIVVSPEMKTHLRRGRVIVIPCGIDLERVRPIPRNEARQRLGLSPDRKLVMSVGSYAQGCKRPDLAGAAAQEAKDKDPAVELMYVFGRPYQEMPLFFNAADVLVLVSDGEGSPMVVKEAMACNLPVVATPVGDIPELIGGTDGCFLCGWEPGEIADKLRLAIGSGRTKGRERMGEMGLEKIASRLVSLYQQVLQEMER
- a CDS encoding nucleotidyltransferase family protein, which codes for MSTLSLLAARLVTDQPPVDGLREPPEALLELLKENRYPLLGLMPHPAWNWFYRTENFKRENDAHEALLSSLESDYSGVQASLVNEGISPVLIKAAPAFPYTSDNLDVLVRPEQEAKARLVLTRLGYIELKIAEEPQKFLFARVREGRITSKLHLHTRIGWGVGFMDEGALWQRVRPYGATMVPAPEDIVLITVAHSFYENKRFTLTDLMKLRCCAQGGLDFDYMERVARSRGWGEGLYFCLLLWAHLEERLWGHASLPEPSIESWKTRLSPLALRYYRRLLRREPVLPFRVSFLFSKLLYYKKVWEDRKGGLWAKPRDTVLTLVRGVKVKGRLHFQPPFLVTFSGADGTGKTQHAMALVSAMSECVKAEYFWSRCASSGPYRLLRGAGRLLLRRGDDGSRPWVDRKVSLSSPLRRAVWVYLVVLDLLWQYSIHVRLPMLRGRVVVCDRYAWDAAAELEASLAPGDWASWLAIRLLLALSPRPNMSFLLQAPNPVLAQRKQEQTDPRYLSALTEAYQRLARAHPFRVNDTGGDFAPLSDEITRETLACYMDRYHTLLNGLFLSNPAQLNPRPEGRQ